A stretch of Salvelinus namaycush isolate Seneca chromosome 42, SaNama_1.0, whole genome shotgun sequence DNA encodes these proteins:
- the LOC120035027 gene encoding uncharacterized protein LOC120035027 produces MDKIQFTFPCLIVLLGLVLASTTTAQTQPVNPTVTQPTSANDTATPGHTTAVDNNDLTLSAITPSLPDLIFDNVPITNSTGRPNHTVTTPLKTSSDASPGPTSWPSTMDVSTSKPPAEASSTTASTTATSTTKNTGLAGTAQPKPSARKSPHIGLIIFIVIIITACVLGAACFFTKKTSRRYSVDLRDRHVDLPLSTADPDAVFDNSSTQKGMDTFTAVELNSTEVLVKGSEGERADSEKISDYPPPASPVDKPDDGAPGDVAPEAPVGETDDENTVSNKTSVEANENSNNNTITTARIVGRAMTSSFSEVPLDNPA; encoded by the exons ATGGACAAAATACAGTTTACTTTTCCCTGTCTGATTGTCCTTTTGG GTCTCGTCCTGGCTTCTACCACCACAGCCCAGACACAGCCAGTCAATCCCACTGTAACCCAGCCCACCTCAGCCAACGACACAGCCACTCCAGGACATACCACGGCTGTAGACAACAATGATTTAACATTATCCGCCATAACCCCAAGCCTTCCTGATCTCATTTTTGATAACGTCCCTATAACCAATTCCACCGGGAGGCCTAACCACACGGTAACCACACCCCTGAAGACCAGTTCAG ATGCATCTCCAGGACCTACATCCTGGCCCTCAACAATGGACGTCTCTACATCAAAGCCCCCAGCAGAGGCCAGCAGCACAACTGCTAGCACAACTGCTACTAGCACCACCAAGAATACAG GTTTGGCGGGAACTGCTCAACCAAAACCCTCTGCGCGAAAATCGCCCCACATTG GATTGATCATCTTTATTGTGATCATCATCACTGCCTGTGTGCTTGGAGCAGCATGCTTCTTTACAAAGAAGACATCAAGG AGGTACtccgtagatctccgagacaggCATGTGGATCTGCCTCTGAGTACTGCGGATCCTGACGCCGTGTTTGACAACTCCTCAACACAGAAAG GGATGGACACCTTTACCGCCGTGGAGCTCAACAGCACCGAGGTCCTGGTTAAGGGaagtgagggagaaagag CAGATAGTGAGAAAATCTCGGACTACCCACCGCCTGCCAGCCCTGTGGACAAACCTGATGATGGGGCCCCTGGAGATGTGGCCCCTGAGGCCCCAGTGGGGGAGACTGATGACGAGAACACTGTTTCCAATAAGACCTCAGTGGAGGCCAACgagaacagcaacaacaacaccatcaccaccGCCAGGATCGTTG